The following proteins are co-located in the Sporolactobacillus pectinivorans genome:
- the pfkB gene encoding 1-phosphofructokinase: protein MITTVTMNPALDKLLQTDIVTIGETNRVQLLSASAAGKGIDVAKVLRDLDCQVSATGFLGGDVAGIFVRCFQDEKIENHFISITGSTRTNIQLFEKNGSRTELLERGPSVTDGECKALMKQFQVLAEKSDSVTICGSVPNGVNEDYFRGLIRAARQSCKYVIVDTSGKWLKLAVDEKPDLIKPNRREMTELMGMEQASNEEIITFAQKSVKDGLPYILVSLGGDGAMLICKDGVWRGEAPEIPVISTVGCGDTMVASLSVSLHDQLSPDEMLRRSIALSAANAMTFETAHVILDDYLKLLPQIRVEKIR, encoded by the coding sequence ATGATAACAACCGTAACAATGAATCCTGCACTCGACAAGCTGTTGCAAACAGATATTGTAACGATTGGAGAAACAAACCGGGTGCAGCTTCTGTCAGCATCCGCAGCCGGAAAGGGCATTGACGTTGCCAAAGTTCTCCGCGACCTTGACTGTCAGGTCAGTGCCACTGGGTTTCTGGGTGGCGATGTCGCCGGTATTTTTGTCCGCTGCTTTCAGGATGAAAAAATTGAAAACCATTTCATTTCAATTACTGGTTCTACAAGAACTAATATCCAACTGTTTGAAAAAAACGGCAGCCGCACAGAACTGCTTGAAAGAGGGCCTTCCGTCACTGACGGTGAATGTAAAGCTCTGATGAAGCAATTTCAGGTACTTGCTGAAAAAAGTGATTCTGTGACCATTTGCGGGAGCGTGCCCAATGGCGTAAACGAGGACTATTTTCGCGGCCTTATCCGGGCAGCAAGACAGTCCTGTAAGTATGTGATCGTCGATACATCGGGGAAATGGCTTAAATTGGCGGTTGACGAAAAACCCGACCTGATTAAACCCAATCGTCGTGAAATGACTGAACTAATGGGGATGGAGCAGGCCAGCAATGAAGAGATCATCACTTTCGCACAAAAATCGGTCAAGGATGGACTTCCCTACATCCTCGTTTCTCTCGGGGGAGACGGAGCTATGCTCATCTGCAAAGACGGTGTCTGGCGAGGAGAAGCGCCGGAAATCCCCGTCATAAGTACGGTCGGCTGCGGGGACACCATGGTGGCCTCTTTGAGCGTCTCCCTTCATGATCAGCTATCGCCTGATGAAATGCTGCGCCGATCCATTGCCCTTTCGGCCGCAAATGCCATGACCTTTGAAACGGCCCATGTTATTCTGGATGACTATCTTAAACTGCTGCCTCAGATCCGCGTTGAAAAAATCAGATAA
- the galU gene encoding UTP--glucose-1-phosphate uridylyltransferase GalU: MQKVRKAIIPAAGLGTRFLPATKAMPKEMLPIVDKPTIQYIVEEAVSSGIEDIIIVTGKGKRAIEDHFDNAFELEENLRSKQKYNLLDKVRQSSKVDIYYIRQKEPRGLGHAVWCARKFIGDEPFAVLLGDDIIQNDPPCLKQMMNQFEKVQSSIVAVKEVPEDRTNRYGIIDPSSQKGRLYDIRSFVEKPPVGKAPSNIAIIGRYILTPAIFDFLGQKQIGSGGEIQLTDAISRVNEQEKVYGYAYQGKRYDVGETLGFIESNIEMALTREDLREDMLHYLENLQKRITSKKF, from the coding sequence ATGCAGAAAGTACGGAAAGCGATTATACCGGCTGCCGGGCTGGGCACAAGATTCCTGCCGGCAACTAAGGCAATGCCAAAAGAGATGCTGCCGATTGTTGACAAGCCGACCATACAATATATTGTTGAAGAGGCAGTCAGTTCCGGCATTGAAGACATCATCATTGTTACAGGCAAGGGCAAGCGGGCAATCGAGGATCACTTTGATAACGCTTTCGAGTTGGAAGAAAATCTTAGGAGCAAACAAAAATATAATTTACTTGATAAAGTTCGCCAGTCGTCCAAAGTCGACATATATTATATTCGTCAGAAGGAGCCACGTGGCCTTGGACATGCCGTCTGGTGTGCAAGAAAATTTATTGGAGACGAGCCGTTCGCCGTGCTGCTGGGGGACGATATTATCCAGAATGATCCACCATGTCTCAAGCAAATGATGAATCAGTTTGAAAAAGTCCAGTCAAGCATTGTCGCTGTTAAAGAGGTTCCCGAAGATCGGACAAACAGGTACGGAATCATTGATCCGTCGAGCCAGAAGGGCAGGCTTTACGATATCCGCAGTTTTGTCGAAAAGCCCCCTGTAGGGAAAGCGCCTTCCAATATCGCGATCATCGGGCGCTATATCCTCACACCTGCCATCTTTGATTTTCTGGGTCAGAAACAGATTGGATCGGGAGGAGAAATTCAGTTGACCGATGCTATCTCTCGGGTCAATGAACAAGAGAAAGTATACGGTTATGCCTATCAGGGAAAACGTTACGATGTCGGAGAGACGCTGGGCTTTATTGAATCCAACATTGAAATGGCACTGACCCGCGAAGACCTCAGGGAGGATATGCTTCACTATCTTGAAAACCTTCAAAAGCGCATTACATCTAAAAAATTTTGA
- a CDS encoding glycosyltransferase family 2 protein, protein MAINGQFTKLSIVVPCYNEEAVLDETVKELTEIMDHMIQNGKVSTQSIILLVDDGSADKTWTIIEKMTRINSYVQGLKLSRNFGHQSALIAGLETTGKFSDCVISIDADLQDDVHAIYELVDKYHEGYDIVYGVRDKRDTDTFFKRNTALAFYGIMKRMGVNLVPNHADYRLMSKQALDELMKYQEENIFLRGIVPLLGFKSAKVYYNRKERFAGVSKYPLKKMLSFALDGITSFSVVPIKLVTSLGFILVLIGIAIGAYVLIVWFLNHTISGWTSLILSIWLIGGMQLIAIGVIGEYIGKIFKETKGRPRYTIEWNTMSCDKNTAGDYLKDE, encoded by the coding sequence ATGGCGATAAACGGGCAATTTACAAAATTAAGCATTGTTGTTCCCTGCTATAATGAAGAAGCTGTACTCGATGAAACCGTCAAAGAACTGACGGAAATTATGGATCACATGATCCAGAACGGCAAAGTAAGCACGCAAAGTATTATTCTTCTTGTTGATGACGGAAGCGCCGATAAAACATGGACAATCATTGAAAAGATGACGCGGATAAATTCTTATGTCCAGGGCTTGAAGCTTAGTAGAAATTTCGGCCATCAGAGTGCGCTTATTGCAGGACTTGAAACGACCGGAAAATTCTCTGATTGCGTGATCTCAATAGATGCCGATCTTCAGGATGATGTCCATGCAATCTATGAACTCGTGGATAAATATCATGAAGGTTATGATATTGTATACGGAGTCCGTGACAAGCGCGATACTGATACATTCTTTAAGAGAAATACGGCACTCGCTTTTTACGGGATAATGAAGAGAATGGGAGTAAATCTGGTACCCAATCACGCAGATTATCGTTTGATGAGCAAGCAGGCACTGGATGAGCTGATGAAGTATCAGGAAGAGAACATCTTTTTGCGGGGAATCGTTCCCTTGCTAGGATTTAAAAGCGCAAAAGTCTATTATAATCGAAAAGAACGCTTTGCAGGCGTTTCAAAGTATCCGTTAAAAAAAATGCTGTCTTTTGCCCTTGACGGAATTACATCATTCAGCGTCGTGCCCATTAAGCTAGTGACAAGCCTTGGTTTTATTCTTGTATTAATTGGCATAGCCATCGGCGCTTATGTACTGATCGTCTGGTTCCTCAATCACACGATCAGCGGCTGGACCTCGCTGATTCTGTCTATTTGGCTCATCGGCGGTATGCAGCTGATTGCAATTGGAGTGATCGGCGAATATATCGGGAAAATATTCAAGGAAACGAAAGGACGCCCGAGATATACCATTGAGTGGAATACAATGAGTTGCGATAAAAACACAGCGGGGGATTATTTAAAAGATGAGTGA
- a CDS encoding GtrA family protein produces the protein MSEQSHALQKRKADAAKRQTKIIRQGIVFGFVGVLNTGVDFLTFILLTHFLSVYYLLAQTLSYGAGMLNSYLWNSKVTFSTSKRSKTRFLKFVVLNVSVLAMTLVVMHFLQFLPLYVNKLISTLIGLVFNFILSKLWVFRV, from the coding sequence ATGAGTGAACAGTCTCATGCTTTACAAAAGAGAAAAGCTGACGCTGCAAAAAGACAAACTAAAATAATCAGGCAAGGGATCGTCTTTGGCTTCGTCGGCGTCCTGAATACAGGTGTTGATTTTCTGACTTTTATTTTGTTGACGCATTTTTTGTCAGTCTATTATCTGTTAGCCCAGACATTGTCCTATGGAGCGGGAATGCTGAACAGTTATTTGTGGAATTCTAAAGTGACCTTTTCGACTTCGAAAAGATCAAAGACGCGTTTTCTTAAATTCGTTGTCCTCAATGTCAGTGTCCTGGCCATGACACTTGTTGTGATGCATTTTTTACAATTCCTCCCTCTCTATGTGAATAAGCTGATCAGTACATTGATCGGGCTGGTTTTTAATTTTATACTGAGCAAGCTGTGGGTATTCAGAGTATAA
- a CDS encoding DUF6270 domain-containing protein: MNTILMKIKDTLGKNKVILKGQCEPQTGEAFLLLEERIKGNDLFIPRDIKIPCNVKRDSFTAEIDLSLLSKLQNSLDLWDCYLLMSGNNKEPIDIQSGTKAFESHSLPTGLLMITFYGNTRHTLSISVKKNNTVAAILRQLLKNDDIYNLSGNLTGTDSHWTPSASLSVRKRDNKNSILYSSETNFPIALNADHSWTVRLDKQSIFPDANIRHEEVWDLFIKLENSSDGDSLYLPLMDKAAVKDDYSVLSANTFYQAKLYTNKKNCAGLWVKRIPEFLNLKTCAFDHGGRLILSCANNADRKIVGARIEPDEEIWADRFRGFSLEGTIDYHLSSFSLAFPVSRLKNLYKVDKGIQFRVMIQIQDSKTNALTWMPLFIGNEQPIETSCMALSDELDAVVKGTHHESLKIMIVNHIGANLFRKAPVRLAILGTCYTRGAFGSNPYFNPGYKSKYNIVYTQFHSSIASLMSGPVHFPETLFKDRKPIEKAYIACDFEKLFFTELSEANADYFLLDLYPDAVRDLVVFDDQHLITGSFYLRNRTFLQSLQGKVHFISHDEEETFLKYWRAAADRFSEKIVQFFPQERIILQKARMTNRYYDKNHQVHYFTDQLDLVKRSNMFFQCMESYLLKRLPHIHTIDLNQYGYIGQYNHPYGQSTNHYEPAYYKKLIQKLDQVILEQDQRENK, translated from the coding sequence TTGAATACTATACTCATGAAAATAAAAGACACTCTTGGCAAAAACAAAGTGATCCTTAAAGGACAATGTGAACCGCAAACAGGTGAAGCATTTTTGCTGCTTGAAGAACGGATTAAGGGGAACGACCTGTTCATCCCTCGCGACATTAAAATCCCCTGCAATGTGAAACGGGACAGCTTCACAGCAGAGATTGATTTGTCACTTCTTTCCAAGCTTCAGAACAGCCTCGATCTTTGGGACTGCTACTTATTAATGAGTGGCAATAACAAAGAACCGATTGACATTCAGTCGGGAACTAAAGCCTTCGAAAGCCACTCGCTTCCGACTGGGTTGCTGATGATCACCTTCTACGGAAATACAAGGCATACACTGTCCATTTCTGTTAAAAAAAATAATACTGTGGCGGCGATTTTGCGTCAGTTGTTGAAAAATGACGACATTTATAATCTCAGCGGGAATCTAACTGGCACAGACAGCCATTGGACTCCGTCCGCTTCCCTGTCAGTTAGAAAAAGGGACAATAAAAATTCGATCCTTTATAGCTCTGAAACCAATTTTCCGATTGCCTTAAACGCTGATCATAGCTGGACTGTCCGCCTTGACAAGCAATCGATTTTCCCGGATGCCAACATCCGCCATGAAGAAGTGTGGGATCTTTTCATTAAGCTTGAAAATTCATCGGATGGAGATTCGCTTTACCTTCCACTGATGGATAAAGCAGCTGTGAAAGATGATTACTCTGTTCTATCGGCAAATACTTTTTATCAGGCAAAATTGTATACCAATAAGAAAAATTGCGCCGGGCTTTGGGTGAAGCGAATTCCCGAATTCCTGAATCTTAAAACATGCGCCTTTGATCATGGGGGGCGACTCATCCTTTCATGTGCGAACAACGCTGATCGGAAAATCGTTGGCGCAAGGATTGAGCCTGATGAGGAAATATGGGCAGATCGTTTTCGGGGGTTTTCACTGGAAGGAACAATCGACTATCATTTGTCATCCTTCAGTCTTGCTTTTCCCGTTAGCCGCTTGAAAAATCTTTATAAAGTGGACAAGGGCATTCAGTTCAGAGTGATGATTCAGATTCAAGATTCAAAAACAAATGCGTTAACTTGGATGCCGTTATTTATTGGCAATGAACAGCCGATTGAAACATCCTGCATGGCATTATCCGATGAGCTTGACGCAGTTGTAAAGGGTACACACCACGAGTCGCTCAAAATCATGATCGTGAATCATATTGGTGCCAATCTTTTCCGAAAGGCTCCTGTCAGGCTGGCGATTCTCGGGACATGCTATACGCGGGGCGCATTCGGTTCGAATCCTTATTTCAATCCCGGCTACAAATCAAAGTATAATATCGTGTACACTCAGTTTCATTCCAGTATTGCCAGCCTGATGAGCGGGCCCGTCCACTTTCCTGAGACTTTATTTAAAGATAGAAAGCCAATTGAAAAAGCGTATATAGCCTGTGACTTTGAAAAACTATTTTTCACCGAACTTTCAGAAGCGAATGCTGACTATTTTCTTCTGGATCTTTACCCGGATGCCGTCCGTGATCTTGTTGTCTTTGATGATCAGCACCTGATTACAGGCAGTTTCTATCTGAGAAATCGCACTTTTTTACAGTCTCTGCAAGGAAAGGTGCATTTTATTTCCCATGATGAGGAGGAGACGTTTCTCAAATACTGGCGGGCGGCGGCGGATCGTTTTTCCGAGAAAATTGTTCAGTTTTTCCCGCAGGAACGGATTATCCTGCAAAAAGCCCGAATGACCAACCGCTATTACGATAAAAACCATCAGGTCCATTACTTCACCGATCAGCTGGATTTAGTTAAAAGAAGCAACATGTTCTTCCAGTGCATGGAATCCTACTTGTTAAAGCGTCTGCCCCATATTCATACAATTGATTTGAATCAATACGGGTATATCGGACAATATAACCATCCCTATGGTCAGTCGACAAATCATTACGAACCGGCTTATTATAAAAAGCTCATTCAGAAACTCGACCAGGTCATTTTGGAGCAGGATCAAAGGGAAAACAAATGA
- a CDS encoding EamA family transporter has product MIEAALLIIMTMFGSLGGYFFKRCTMKGIGLSMYFLVNLGIGGIFYVSGALLNIWLLKMLPYTIVYPLTAITYIWTLVFSYFFLREKINRRKISGVLLILLGACLLVIKLN; this is encoded by the coding sequence ATGATTGAAGCAGCCCTCCTGATTATCATGACCATGTTCGGGTCCCTGGGCGGATATTTTTTTAAACGCTGCACCATGAAGGGCATCGGGCTTTCTATGTATTTTCTTGTAAACCTGGGCATTGGCGGCATTTTCTATGTTTCCGGGGCACTGCTCAATATCTGGCTTCTGAAGATGCTTCCTTACACCATTGTCTATCCGTTGACTGCTATCACGTATATCTGGACACTTGTTTTCTCGTATTTTTTTCTCAGGGAAAAAATCAATCGAAGAAAAATTTCAGGTGTTCTGCTGATTTTACTGGGTGCGTGCCTGCTGGTGATCAAGTTGAATTAA
- a CDS encoding EamA family transporter: MFNLMMRSVAKNRLGIALIIIAALSTATGQMLWKLSRSVPDIYFIIGFLLYFCGAVLMIAAFKFGDLSVLHPLLSFGYIFSIFLGSMFLGETLTSLQILGILIIIIGASLIGGGDDD; this comes from the coding sequence ATGTTTAACTTGATGATGCGCTCCGTAGCCAAGAACCGCTTAGGGATCGCATTGATTATTATTGCAGCCCTCTCCACAGCCACCGGACAGATGCTGTGGAAGCTATCACGAAGTGTCCCGGATATTTATTTTATTATTGGCTTTTTGCTGTATTTTTGCGGGGCCGTCCTGATGATTGCTGCTTTTAAATTTGGTGATTTGTCAGTTCTCCATCCCTTGCTTAGTTTTGGTTATATTTTTTCAATCTTTCTTGGCAGTATGTTCCTTGGAGAGACACTTACTTCTTTGCAGATTTTAGGAATTCTGATTATCATCATCGGTGCATCACTGATCGGGGGTGGAGACGATGATTGA
- a CDS encoding DUF6020 family protein, giving the protein MNNKFSLYLTISILAGLSVGTGTYFYTHPFQNIHFVSLILFILAGGIFSFGIVSGSFFKPYRLLSKKGRMFSFVFLVVLSLIMTVALKPASFHLWGYYLLATAAVSVAAFLFLLFFVSAVAWLLLTFSKNSDALIQKKRYMLIYALLPLAVSLIYFWAFYPGILVIDSVNQWQQAHSTFFNDWHPVMMTWIILLTTKVWDNPAAFVIVQFTTVSAIVGYVVYVFRSLGANRWLVITGWLFLSLFPMDALYSVIIWKDTLYCYFLLWLTTMLVLVIHSRGAWLKSYAHLIGLYLSIAGLIFFRHNGWPVLLVTIVIFPFFFRKNYWRMYGVFIAAAVTFLIVTGPIFSYYHVYPADKTESLGIPIQQIGGIIKDNGKMSPSQKSFFNHIFPAKEWKRVYQPSQVDPVKFHKGFNKTPIRTNPIGFAKNWASIVLQNPKQATSAFLSMEQLVYKLNIPQNQMRPIFRYKAFSSYRPVYFLSAKTIKQDHVHYKPFHYSAYGTQYANVGLASLIKSYNNLFLSGLARIFVLPAFYLYLTAVFLFVIVLKGKWKLLLAAVPAFLNLGSMAAAIPAQDPRYLFSNYLLFIPFLLLATIVAGKREQNV; this is encoded by the coding sequence ATGAACAATAAATTTTCACTCTATCTTACCATCAGCATACTGGCAGGCCTGTCTGTCGGCACAGGTACCTATTTCTATACACACCCGTTTCAGAACATCCACTTCGTTTCATTGATTTTATTTATCCTGGCTGGAGGGATTTTCAGCTTCGGGATAGTCAGCGGTTCATTTTTTAAACCTTATCGATTGCTCAGCAAAAAAGGCAGGATGTTCTCTTTCGTTTTCCTTGTTGTTCTGTCACTTATTATGACAGTTGCGCTGAAACCGGCCTCCTTTCACCTGTGGGGATATTATTTACTGGCAACGGCAGCTGTTTCCGTTGCTGCATTTCTATTTTTACTCTTTTTTGTTTCAGCGGTCGCCTGGCTGCTTTTGACCTTTTCGAAGAACAGTGATGCGTTGATCCAGAAAAAGCGATACATGCTGATCTATGCCCTCCTTCCTCTGGCAGTGTCATTGATTTACTTCTGGGCTTTTTACCCGGGCATTCTGGTCATTGATTCGGTCAATCAATGGCAGCAGGCCCACTCCACTTTTTTTAATGACTGGCATCCAGTGATGATGACGTGGATTATACTGCTGACAACAAAAGTATGGGATAATCCGGCCGCATTTGTGATTGTTCAGTTTACTACAGTCAGCGCAATCGTTGGATACGTCGTTTATGTTTTCAGATCGCTTGGCGCGAATCGATGGCTGGTCATTACCGGTTGGTTGTTTCTTTCATTATTCCCGATGGATGCTTTGTATTCGGTGATCATATGGAAGGATACTCTGTACTGCTATTTTCTCCTTTGGCTGACGACAATGCTGGTCCTTGTTATTCACTCCAGAGGAGCTTGGTTGAAATCATATGCCCATCTGATCGGGCTCTACCTCTCCATTGCAGGGCTGATCTTCTTTAGACATAACGGCTGGCCGGTTCTACTCGTTACCATAGTAATTTTTCCTTTTTTCTTCCGGAAAAATTACTGGCGCATGTACGGCGTTTTTATTGCCGCTGCGGTTACCTTTCTGATTGTTACCGGTCCGATTTTCAGCTACTACCATGTTTATCCGGCTGATAAAACGGAGTCACTAGGCATTCCGATCCAGCAAATCGGCGGTATTATTAAAGATAACGGAAAGATGAGCCCGTCTCAGAAGAGCTTCTTCAATCATATTTTCCCTGCAAAGGAATGGAAACGTGTCTATCAGCCGTCTCAGGTGGATCCTGTAAAATTCCACAAGGGATTCAATAAAACCCCTATCCGGACAAATCCGATAGGTTTCGCAAAAAACTGGGCTTCGATCGTTCTTCAAAACCCGAAGCAGGCTACAAGTGCTTTTCTGAGCATGGAACAACTCGTCTACAAGCTCAATATTCCGCAGAACCAGATGCGCCCGATATTCCGCTACAAGGCATTCAGCAGTTACCGGCCGGTGTATTTTCTTTCAGCAAAAACAATAAAACAGGATCATGTACACTATAAGCCTTTTCATTATTCAGCCTACGGGACACAATATGCCAACGTTGGGCTTGCATCTTTAATTAAAAGTTATAATAATCTTTTTCTGAGTGGATTGGCCAGAATTTTTGTGCTCCCGGCTTTTTATCTGTATCTGACGGCAGTATTCCTGTTCGTCATCGTGCTTAAAGGTAAATGGAAACTGTTGCTTGCTGCCGTGCCGGCATTCCTGAATCTGGGATCGATGGCAGCGGCTATACCTGCCCAGGATCCACGTTATCTGTTTAGCAACTACTTGCTGTTTATTCCTTTTCTCCTCCTGGCCACTATAGTCGCTGGAAAGCGTGAGCAAAATGTTTAA
- a CDS encoding glycosyltransferase family 2 protein yields MKVAVLIPCYNEELTIGKVIDDFKHELPESDIYVYDNNSTDKTKVIATEKGVHVVEERRQGKGNVVRSMFFDIDADYYIMVDGDDTYPAEAARDLLEPLINGEADMTIGDRLSNGAYEDENKRAFHNFGNNLVRNLINRLYKSNINDIMTGYRGFNKLFVRSFPIASAGYEIETEMSIHSLDKRFKVKELPIDYRDRPSGSESKLNTFSDGFKVIKTIFTLFKDYKPLEFFSIWAGFLTLLGLIAGVPVILEFLRFHYIYKVPSAILAVGLVMMAMLSLVCGLILDTVVNNARKQYEVDLHQIHESLKREREQVMKG; encoded by the coding sequence ATGAAAGTCGCAGTATTGATTCCTTGCTATAATGAGGAACTGACAATCGGCAAGGTCATCGATGATTTTAAACATGAACTGCCTGAATCGGATATTTACGTTTATGATAATAATTCTACAGACAAAACCAAAGTGATTGCAACAGAAAAAGGCGTTCACGTTGTGGAAGAAAGACGCCAGGGAAAGGGCAATGTTGTCCGTTCAATGTTTTTCGACATTGACGCAGATTATTACATCATGGTCGATGGTGACGACACTTATCCCGCCGAAGCGGCGCGCGATCTACTGGAACCGCTGATTAACGGTGAGGCAGATATGACTATCGGGGACCGCTTGTCAAATGGTGCTTATGAAGATGAGAACAAAAGAGCATTTCATAATTTCGGCAACAATCTGGTCAGAAATCTGATTAACCGCCTTTATAAAAGCAACATCAACGACATCATGACCGGCTACCGGGGATTCAACAAACTCTTTGTCCGCTCATTTCCGATTGCCAGCGCCGGGTATGAGATTGAAACAGAAATGAGTATCCATTCCCTTGACAAACGTTTTAAAGTCAAGGAATTACCGATTGATTACCGTGACCGGCCAAGCGGAAGCGAATCCAAACTGAATACATTCAGCGACGGTTTTAAGGTGATTAAAACTATTTTTACACTGTTTAAAGATTACAAACCGTTGGAGTTTTTTTCAATCTGGGCCGGTTTTCTGACCTTGCTCGGACTAATCGCAGGTGTCCCTGTCATACTCGAATTTCTCAGGTTCCATTATATATATAAAGTACCTTCCGCTATACTTGCGGTCGGACTCGTCATGATGGCCATGCTTTCGCTTGTTTGCGGGCTCATACTGGATACGGTCGTCAACAATGCCCGAAAGCAATATGAGGTCGATTTGCATCAAATTCATGAATCACTTAAACGTGAAAGAGAGCAGGTCATGAAAGGATGA